In one Chryseobacterium camelliae genomic region, the following are encoded:
- a CDS encoding SusD/RagB family nutrient-binding outer membrane lipoprotein → MKKYIYVAVAAFSLASCELDDNTAVNNPSVEAVSPDRYLSAAETSNYGVEVSDIFELSNIWMNNWAGNVYYFASPMSAEYQMQVTSAFAPANNFWNNSYLAMSRYANIYNSPKAGEYSHHAAIAKILMANSMQYIVDFYGDAPFSEAFQREANLTPKYDKGEDIYRSLVLMLNDAIASIDNTTPVVAVGNEDVILQGDMAAWKKVANTIKLRLLLRQSKVTNSSIKSFVDSQLQSLQGQQFVTTNISINPGYGNANADQQNPLINNYGYVNFDASAINTNGWRYIMISNHFATLLNGSNAKTSGTVDTRRGLMYLAAGGTIRGINQGEGQIPGATESSFSRMGWKFLNHQSPTTNSDIDGYVMTAAESYLLQAEAAVLYPAIFSGAQVNYANAVNASFALLGGTAAQAATYLNSLSTKPYGWNGSDGQIAAIQYQRMVALHYFKPQETYINYLKTGYPETPLALTATQPNKPWRLIYPGREYNTNSANVPVVNQADVFVKNQFTPFWNRN, encoded by the coding sequence ATGAAAAAATATATTTATGTAGCAGTAGCAGCTTTTTCTCTTGCTTCTTGTGAACTTGATGATAATACTGCTGTTAATAATCCAAGTGTGGAAGCTGTTTCTCCAGATAGATATTTGAGTGCAGCTGAAACTTCGAATTACGGTGTTGAGGTTTCTGATATTTTTGAACTTTCTAATATTTGGATGAACAATTGGGCAGGAAATGTGTATTATTTTGCATCACCAATGAGTGCTGAATATCAAATGCAAGTGACATCTGCTTTTGCTCCAGCAAATAATTTTTGGAATAACAGTTATTTGGCTATGAGTAGATATGCAAATATCTATAACAGTCCTAAAGCTGGAGAATATTCTCATCATGCTGCTATTGCAAAAATTTTGATGGCAAACAGTATGCAATATATCGTAGATTTTTATGGAGATGCTCCGTTCTCAGAAGCTTTTCAAAGAGAAGCTAATCTAACTCCTAAATATGATAAGGGAGAAGATATTTATAGAAGTCTTGTCTTGATGCTTAATGATGCTATTGCAAGTATTGACAATACTACTCCAGTAGTTGCGGTAGGAAATGAAGATGTTATATTGCAAGGGGACATGGCTGCTTGGAAGAAGGTAGCAAATACGATTAAACTAAGATTACTTTTAAGACAGTCTAAGGTTACCAATAGTTCAATCAAGTCGTTCGTTGATAGTCAATTACAGTCTTTACAAGGTCAACAGTTTGTAACTACAAATATAAGCATAAACCCAGGATACGGAAATGCTAATGCTGATCAACAGAATCCTTTAATTAATAATTATGGTTATGTTAATTTTGATGCATCTGCTATTAATACAAATGGATGGAGATATATTATGATTTCTAATCATTTTGCAACATTGTTGAATGGTTCTAATGCTAAAACATCTGGTACTGTAGATACACGTCGTGGTCTTATGTATTTAGCTGCTGGTGGTACAATCAGAGGTATCAATCAGGGAGAAGGACAGATTCCAGGTGCAACAGAATCTTCTTTTTCAAGAATGGGCTGGAAGTTTCTTAATCATCAATCACCTACAACCAATTCGGATATTGATGGATATGTTATGACCGCAGCGGAGTCTTATTTGTTACAGGCTGAGGCCGCAGTGTTATATCCTGCTATTTTCTCTGGGGCTCAAGTAAATTATGCAAATGCTGTTAATGCATCATTTGCATTGTTAGGAGGTACAGCAGCACAGGCAGCAACATATTTAAATTCATTAAGTACTAAACCTTACGGTTGGAATGGTTCAGATGGTCAAATTGCAGCAATTCAATACCAGAGAATGGTAGCTTTGCACTATTTCAAACCACAAGAGACTTATATTAATTATTTGAAAACGGGTTATCCTGAGACTCCATTAGCACTTACGGCTACGCAGCCTAATAAACCTTGGAGATTAATTTACCCAGGTAGAGAATATAATACAAATTCTGCTAATGTTCCTGTAGTAAATCAGGCTGATGTATTTGTTAAGAATCAGTTTACTCCTTTCTGGAACAGAAACTAA
- a CDS encoding DUF4822 domain-containing protein has protein sequence MSTLKKLFYVASIFAFVATFVSCSSDNNESEIETPSQVLSSTPWETTGAKDKDGNSVALTDPSVSGFVGYSYFKADGNFAIYGLNDVLRSRGTWSVSADGKTRTITALKPDGTTLFTRVVDILVLNKNEFTYRIHTNPNDSSVFYDIKHSRVSHAEPNLGQLILASTPWETTGAKDKNGSPVPLTDPKVSGFVGYSYFRANGTYAIYGLNDVLRSQGTWSLSPDGKKRTITALDANGNVIFTRIVDILTLNNAEFTYRIVPDATNNPTEFYDIIHKPVNHLEP, from the coding sequence ATGAGTACATTAAAGAAACTTTTTTACGTGGCTTCAATTTTTGCTTTTGTAGCTACTTTTGTATCATGTAGTTCAGATAATAATGAAAGTGAGATAGAAACGCCATCCCAAGTCTTATCATCCACACCTTGGGAAACAACCGGAGCGAAAGATAAAGACGGAAATTCAGTTGCATTGACTGATCCCAGTGTCAGCGGATTTGTAGGGTATTCATACTTTAAAGCAGATGGAAATTTTGCGATTTATGGATTGAATGATGTATTGAGATCAAGAGGAACATGGTCTGTATCTGCAGACGGAAAAACGAGAACCATTACCGCTTTAAAACCGGATGGAACCACTCTTTTTACACGTGTGGTTGACATTCTTGTTTTAAATAAAAATGAATTTACTTACAGAATTCACACGAATCCAAACGATTCTTCGGTGTTTTATGATATTAAACACTCGAGAGTAAGTCATGCAGAGCCTAATCTTGGTCAGCTTATACTGGCATCTACGCCTTGGGAAACAACCGGAGCAAAAGATAAAAATGGAAGTCCGGTTCCTTTAACGGATCCAAAGGTAAGTGGATTTGTAGGATATTCTTATTTCAGAGCAAATGGAACATATGCTATTTATGGATTAAATGATGTCCTGAGATCACAAGGAACCTGGTCTTTATCTCCGGATGGGAAAAAAAGAACTATTACCGCATTAGATGCTAACGGAAATGTGATATTCACCAGAATTGTAGATATTCTTACCCTGAATAATGCAGAGTTTACTTACAGAATAGTCCCTGATGCAACCAATAACCCGACAGAATTCTATGATATTATCCATAAACCGGTTAATCATCTGGAACCCTAA
- the argS gene encoding arginine--tRNA ligase — MNIKNIIGQKLADIILNVYQLKDINLEIQENKTEFEGDFTIVTFPLVKQLKKNPESIGVELGEALTEQTELLESFNVVKGFLNVKIKNQFFVDNFRSVANQFDTVEKKNATVMVEYSSPNTNKPLHLGHIRNNLLGFSVAQILKEAGYDVIKTQIINDRGIHICKSMLAWEKFGQGETPDATNTKGDKFVGNYYVKFDQEYKQEIAQLVAQGMSEDQAKKEAPLMKEAQKMLLDWENGDEKVRNLWNEMNSWVYKGFNETYKRLGVDFDQVQYESNTYILGKDLIQEGLDKGVLYQKEDGSVWCDLTDEGLDQKLLLRSDGTSVYMTQDLGTAVERFKQNDIQKLIYTVGNEQDYHFQVLFKILGKLGYSWADQLYHLSYGMVELPNGKMKSREGTVVDADDLMQEMYTIAKSKAEELGKLENLTEEEKDANYENVGIGALKYFMLKVDPKKKMLFNPEESIDFNGNTGPFIQYTFARIQSLLAKANFEQKEIAEVELNQSEKELIMQLANYKIVVEKAAEVLSPALVANYVYDLVKTYNSFYQSNPIMNQEDENVKQFRLSVSDLTAKTIKKSLQLLGIETVNRM; from the coding sequence ATGAATATTAAAAATATAATAGGACAAAAACTGGCAGATATTATTCTGAATGTCTATCAGCTGAAAGATATAAACCTTGAAATCCAGGAGAATAAAACGGAATTTGAAGGAGATTTTACCATTGTGACTTTCCCTTTGGTGAAGCAGTTGAAGAAAAATCCGGAAAGTATCGGGGTGGAATTAGGAGAGGCTTTAACGGAACAGACTGAACTGTTGGAAAGTTTCAATGTCGTTAAAGGATTTCTTAATGTTAAAATTAAAAATCAGTTTTTTGTAGATAATTTCAGATCGGTTGCCAATCAGTTTGATACGGTGGAAAAGAAAAATGCTACAGTAATGGTGGAATATTCTTCTCCGAATACGAATAAGCCTCTTCACTTAGGACATATCAGAAATAATCTATTAGGATTTTCTGTTGCTCAGATTCTTAAAGAGGCGGGTTATGATGTAATTAAAACTCAAATTATTAACGATCGAGGTATTCACATTTGTAAGTCGATGTTGGCCTGGGAAAAGTTCGGGCAGGGCGAAACTCCTGATGCAACAAATACTAAGGGAGATAAATTCGTTGGAAACTATTACGTAAAATTCGATCAGGAATATAAGCAGGAAATTGCTCAGCTTGTGGCTCAGGGAATGAGCGAAGATCAGGCAAAAAAAGAAGCTCCTTTGATGAAAGAGGCTCAAAAAATGTTGCTGGACTGGGAAAATGGAGATGAAAAAGTAAGAAACCTTTGGAATGAAATGAATTCCTGGGTGTATAAAGGCTTCAATGAAACGTATAAGAGATTAGGCGTAGATTTCGATCAGGTACAATACGAAAGTAATACGTATATTTTAGGAAAAGATCTTATCCAGGAAGGTTTGGATAAAGGTGTTTTATATCAGAAAGAAGACGGCTCTGTTTGGTGTGACCTTACGGATGAAGGATTGGATCAGAAACTTTTATTACGTTCAGACGGAACTTCTGTTTATATGACTCAGGATTTGGGAACGGCAGTAGAACGTTTTAAGCAAAATGATATTCAAAAACTCATTTATACGGTAGGAAACGAACAGGATTACCATTTCCAGGTTTTATTTAAGATTTTAGGAAAACTGGGATATTCTTGGGCAGATCAGTTGTACCATTTATCTTACGGTATGGTAGAGCTTCCTAACGGGAAAATGAAATCCCGTGAAGGAACGGTAGTAGATGCTGATGATCTGATGCAGGAAATGTATACGATTGCAAAATCTAAGGCTGAAGAATTAGGGAAGTTAGAAAACCTGACGGAAGAAGAAAAGGATGCGAACTATGAAAATGTGGGAATCGGGGCATTGAAATATTTCATGCTGAAAGTTGATCCGAAGAAAAAAATGTTGTTCAATCCGGAAGAAAGTATCGATTTTAATGGAAATACAGGTCCTTTCATTCAGTACACTTTCGCACGTATTCAATCTTTGCTGGCTAAAGCAAATTTTGAGCAGAAAGAAATTGCTGAGGTTGAATTAAATCAATCTGAAAAAGAACTGATCATGCAGCTGGCAAATTATAAAATTGTTGTTGAAAAAGCAGCGGAAGTTTTAAGCCCTGCTTTGGTGGCAAACTATGTTTATGATTTGGTAAAAACATATAATTCTTTCTATCAGAGCAACCCGATTATGAATCAGGAGGATGAAAATGTAAAGCAGTTCCGCCTAAGTGTCTCTGATCTTACTGCAAAAACGATAAAAAAATCGTTGCAGCTCTTAGGAATAGAAACGGTAAACAGAATGTAA
- a CDS encoding YihY/virulence factor BrkB family protein → MLKNIRFFWEVLKETFSAWNSSSASKDSASLAYYAIFSIPGLLIIIIWIAGYFLGEEAIRGEISNQISGLMGSDAAKSIENMIASALIDKQNIFMKIIGVGSLVFGSTTLFFQLQHSLNTLWDVEAAPKKAIVKFLLDRANSLGMILILGFLLMITMILSSLISIFNKFITQYFGLETYMLVELINFAVGFGVVMFLFALLFKVLPDVEISWKSVWRGALLTTILFTLGKFLLSLYFGTAKPTSAFGTAGTVILIMMWINYSCMLVFFGAEFTKIYTYKKGYKIIPSKHAKWSNAKLYEDSRKAQT, encoded by the coding sequence ATGCTGAAAAATATAAGATTTTTCTGGGAAGTTTTAAAGGAAACATTTTCTGCATGGAACAGCTCTTCTGCTTCCAAAGATTCTGCGAGTTTAGCTTATTATGCTATTTTTTCGATTCCGGGGTTATTAATTATCATTATCTGGATTGCAGGATATTTTTTGGGGGAAGAGGCAATACGCGGAGAAATAAGTAATCAAATCAGTGGTTTGATGGGCTCTGATGCTGCTAAAAGTATAGAAAATATGATTGCAAGCGCGTTGATTGACAAGCAGAATATTTTCATGAAAATCATAGGAGTCGGTTCGTTGGTTTTTGGCTCTACTACTCTGTTTTTTCAATTACAACACTCATTAAATACCCTTTGGGATGTGGAAGCTGCTCCTAAAAAAGCCATTGTAAAATTCCTGCTCGACAGAGCCAATTCATTAGGAATGATTCTTATTCTTGGTTTTTTACTGATGATTACCATGATTTTATCTTCTTTAATAAGTATTTTCAACAAGTTCATCACTCAATATTTTGGTTTAGAAACCTATATGCTAGTAGAATTAATCAATTTTGCTGTTGGTTTCGGAGTCGTGATGTTTTTGTTTGCCTTACTATTCAAAGTACTTCCTGATGTAGAAATCAGCTGGAAATCGGTATGGAGAGGCGCACTACTTACCACAATTCTTTTTACCTTGGGAAAATTTTTATTAAGCCTCTATTTCGGAACGGCTAAACCCACTTCCGCATTTGGTACTGCGGGAACTGTCATTTTAATTATGATGTGGATCAATTATTCCTGTATGCTCGTATTTTTCGGAGCCGAGTTTACAAAAATTTACACCTATAAAAAAGGATACAAAATTATCCCTTCAAAGCATGCTAAATGGAGCAATGCCAAACTTTATGAAGACAGCAGAAAAGCACAGACATAA
- a CDS encoding SusD/RagB family nutrient-binding outer membrane lipoprotein — MKKIILGSLVAFSLLSCSNEDYAELNVDPKNPTEVPASFLFTNGVKSLFDQMGNTSVNRNIFRLVAQQWTECQYTEETNYDIRNRGIPDTHVTLMYTNVLYDLKKAKESLLSDETLLPAEKKNQEAMITLVEVYAWQQLVDLFGNMPYTEALQGNANTTPKYDDALAIYKDLLNKTTAAYNNLNSSAAGFENDFIYNNDISKWKKLAASLKFKLAMRLADADPALSKQEAEAAYNLGLMASNADNFTLQYEDNTVNANPLYADLVLSGRQDFVPADTFVNYLNGLSDPRRTVFFDDNKTPYIGGVYGDFNTYTDFTHIGDVFFTRNLAGDLMDYSEISFLLADARERGYNVGSTAAVYYTNAVTASMQYWGISAADIATYLARPDVNYATAPGTWKQKIAKQFWIAMYNRGFEAWTVWRMYDAPTLSLPAATGNPVPNRFTYPVIEKNLNGANLAQAASAIGGDTQQTKLFWDKF, encoded by the coding sequence ATGAAAAAAATAATATTAGGATCATTGGTTGCATTCTCTCTGTTATCTTGTTCCAATGAGGATTATGCGGAATTAAATGTTGACCCTAAGAATCCAACGGAAGTTCCTGCTAGCTTCTTGTTTACAAATGGAGTGAAGAGTTTGTTTGATCAAATGGGAAATACCAGTGTAAATAGAAATATTTTTAGACTGGTTGCCCAGCAATGGACAGAATGTCAGTATACGGAAGAAACAAATTATGACATCAGAAATAGAGGAATTCCTGACACTCATGTAACTTTAATGTATACCAATGTTCTTTATGACTTGAAAAAAGCTAAAGAATCCCTTTTATCAGATGAAACTTTATTACCTGCTGAAAAAAAGAATCAAGAAGCAATGATTACCCTTGTTGAAGTCTATGCATGGCAGCAACTGGTTGATTTATTTGGAAATATGCCATACACAGAGGCACTTCAAGGTAATGCTAATACAACACCGAAATATGATGATGCACTTGCAATTTATAAAGATTTGTTAAATAAAACCACAGCAGCGTATAATAATTTGAATTCATCAGCAGCTGGTTTTGAAAATGATTTTATCTATAATAATGACATTTCTAAATGGAAAAAATTAGCAGCTTCACTGAAATTTAAATTGGCAATGAGACTAGCAGATGCAGATCCAGCTCTATCAAAGCAGGAAGCTGAAGCAGCTTATAATTTGGGGCTAATGGCTTCCAATGCGGATAATTTTACCTTGCAGTATGAAGATAATACAGTAAACGCTAATCCTTTATATGCAGACTTGGTATTAAGTGGTCGTCAGGATTTTGTACCAGCTGATACATTCGTTAATTATCTTAATGGGCTTTCAGACCCAAGAAGAACAGTATTTTTTGATGATAACAAAACCCCATATATTGGAGGAGTTTATGGAGATTTTAATACATATACTGATTTTACGCATATAGGTGATGTTTTTTTTACTAGAAATCTAGCCGGTGATTTAATGGATTATTCTGAAATTTCTTTTTTACTTGCAGATGCTAGAGAAAGAGGATATAATGTGGGGTCTACAGCAGCTGTCTATTATACGAATGCTGTCACGGCTAGTATGCAATATTGGGGAATATCAGCTGCTGATATTGCTACATATTTGGCTAGACCTGATGTGAATTATGCAACTGCTCCGGGAACCTGGAAACAGAAGATTGCTAAACAATTCTGGATTGCAATGTATAACAGAGGATTTGAAGCTTGGACAGTTTGGAGAATGTATGATGCTCCTACGCTTAGCTTACCTGCAGCAACAGGAAATCCTGTTCCTAATAGATTTACATATCCTGTAATAGAAAAAAACCTGAATGGAGCTAATCTGGCTCAAGCGGCCAGTGCTATAGGTGGAGATACTCAGCAAACAAAACTTTTCTGGGATAAATTCTAA
- a CDS encoding SusC/RagA family TonB-linked outer membrane protein has translation MKKLTAGVLVLVLSSSLVVANAQQTKKDTIKTQDIEGVVVTALGIKREKKALGYATTEVKGEQVSSVPVANVSDALAGQVAGLNITQSGTMGGSTNMVIRGIKSLTSSNQVLVVVDGTPINNETYNQSGIQSGGGAYDYSNGMADINPNDIESVNVLKGAAASALYGSRGMNGVLMITTKKGKKSRKIGVEFNSSLTVGTVDKTTLPKYQHEYGGGYTGSSFYSGDINGDGIVDDNIVYTYDDASFGTAFNPNMMVYNWDSQYPQLPGYLQPTRWVAGTDPNSVWGPSATYQNSVAFSGGNEKGKFRLGYTNFNQEGGLPNSYIKRNTLDFSADYNLTDKLNVFGNLTFTNTRGKGRAYTGYESRNPMQGFRQWWNMSVDMEKQRQAYFLTGQNITWNIKDYENQEVGYTDNFYFNRYENYQTDSRNRYFGNFGLNYKLTDWLNFMGRYTIDMYDELQEERVAIGSSDQGRLSNGGKGEYYFRDQRVYEMNYDAILNIDKDFGEDFNLNGNIGFNFRRNGRVGNTAVTNGGLKVPGLYSITNTAEALTEANLSNFDIKKNVDGTFAQASLGYKKMLYVDGSVRTDRSSSFPKENMRYWYYSGATSFIFSELLNKNVINFGKVRFNYAKVGNDTGAYQLENTYVLNPAFNGSYNATSPQVTNNPNLRPEFMNELEAGLEMAFFKNRLSFDVSIYKQTTKDLITPTDFSPTSGFVSGWVNSGDIENKGIEARLTVVPIKNKDFSWELTGNWSKNESKVTRINGDTPFLEFASMWNVTTGALLGESTGTIRGTNYVYLNGQRVVGANGKYLISENPQEVIGDAIPDWRGSIMNTFKYKNLSLSFLIDIKQGGDVYSQDMAFGLATGLYQETAGLNDLGNPIRNSVANGGGVILPGVKADGSINDIRTQMSNYTNGYGYYGGPEAMHVYDGSFVKLRNVTLSYKFSKETLGISFIDSMTLSLIGRNLWIIHKNLPYSDPEASLGAGNALGFQNGAHPTYREYGASLKVEF, from the coding sequence ATGAAGAAACTAACAGCAGGTGTGCTTGTATTAGTATTGTCTTCGTCTCTAGTTGTTGCGAATGCTCAGCAGACAAAAAAAGATACTATTAAAACACAAGACATTGAAGGTGTAGTAGTAACTGCACTTGGTATTAAAAGAGAAAAGAAAGCTTTGGGTTATGCAACGACCGAAGTTAAAGGTGAACAGGTTTCTTCTGTTCCTGTAGCCAATGTTTCAGATGCTTTAGCGGGGCAAGTCGCAGGTCTTAATATTACCCAATCCGGTACTATGGGGGGGTCCACCAACATGGTTATTCGAGGAATAAAATCATTAACATCTAGTAATCAGGTTCTTGTTGTTGTAGATGGAACTCCAATTAATAATGAAACCTATAATCAAAGTGGTATCCAATCTGGGGGAGGAGCTTATGATTACTCTAACGGAATGGCTGATATCAATCCAAATGATATTGAGAGTGTTAACGTATTAAAAGGTGCGGCTGCAAGTGCATTGTATGGTTCAAGAGGTATGAACGGGGTCTTGATGATTACTACTAAAAAAGGTAAGAAAAGTAGAAAAATCGGGGTTGAATTTAATAGTTCCTTAACAGTAGGAACAGTTGATAAAACAACATTACCTAAGTATCAGCACGAATATGGTGGAGGGTATACAGGAAGTTCTTTTTATAGTGGCGATATAAATGGAGATGGTATTGTTGATGATAATATTGTCTATACCTATGATGATGCTTCTTTTGGTACTGCCTTTAATCCCAATATGATGGTCTACAATTGGGATTCTCAATACCCTCAGTTACCTGGTTATTTACAACCAACACGTTGGGTAGCTGGAACAGACCCGAACTCTGTTTGGGGACCCTCAGCAACTTATCAAAACTCTGTTGCTTTTTCTGGGGGTAATGAAAAAGGAAAGTTTAGACTAGGGTATACCAATTTTAATCAGGAAGGAGGGTTGCCTAATAGCTATATTAAAAGAAATACATTAGATTTTTCAGCAGACTATAATCTGACAGACAAACTTAATGTATTTGGAAATCTAACATTTACGAATACGAGAGGTAAAGGTCGTGCTTATACAGGATATGAATCGAGAAACCCGATGCAAGGTTTTAGACAGTGGTGGAATATGTCTGTTGATATGGAAAAACAAAGACAAGCATATTTTCTAACAGGTCAAAACATAACCTGGAATATAAAAGATTATGAAAACCAAGAAGTAGGTTATACGGATAATTTTTATTTTAACAGATATGAAAATTATCAGACAGATAGCAGAAACCGATATTTCGGTAATTTTGGATTAAACTATAAACTTACTGATTGGTTGAACTTTATGGGAAGATATACTATCGATATGTATGATGAATTACAGGAAGAAAGAGTGGCGATAGGCTCTTCAGACCAAGGTAGGTTATCGAATGGAGGTAAAGGGGAATATTATTTTAGAGATCAGAGAGTGTACGAAATGAATTATGATGCGATCCTTAATATTGATAAAGATTTTGGAGAAGATTTTAACTTAAATGGAAATATCGGATTTAATTTCAGAAGAAATGGAAGAGTAGGTAATACTGCTGTGACTAACGGTGGATTGAAAGTTCCAGGCCTGTATTCAATTACCAATACTGCTGAAGCATTAACTGAGGCCAATCTTTCTAATTTCGATATTAAGAAAAATGTGGATGGTACTTTTGCGCAGGCAAGTCTAGGATACAAAAAAATGTTATATGTAGATGGGTCCGTGAGAACTGATAGATCTTCATCTTTTCCAAAAGAAAATATGAGATATTGGTACTATTCTGGGGCGACGAGTTTTATATTTTCAGAATTATTAAATAAAAATGTAATAAATTTTGGGAAAGTAAGGTTTAATTATGCAAAAGTAGGTAATGATACAGGTGCATATCAACTAGAGAATACATATGTGCTTAATCCTGCATTTAATGGATCTTATAATGCCACATCCCCTCAAGTAACGAATAATCCTAACCTTAGACCGGAGTTTATGAATGAACTTGAAGCAGGATTGGAAATGGCTTTTTTTAAGAATAGATTAAGTTTTGATGTTTCTATATATAAGCAAACCACTAAAGATTTGATTACGCCTACTGACTTTTCTCCGACATCTGGTTTTGTTTCAGGTTGGGTAAATTCAGGAGATATTGAAAATAAAGGTATTGAGGCAAGGCTGACAGTGGTTCCTATTAAAAATAAAGATTTTTCTTGGGAGCTAACAGGTAACTGGTCTAAAAATGAGTCTAAAGTTACTAGAATTAACGGAGATACTCCATTTTTGGAATTTGCATCAATGTGGAACGTTACTACTGGAGCATTATTAGGAGAATCTACAGGTACAATTAGAGGAACAAATTATGTTTATTTGAATGGGCAACGAGTTGTAGGTGCTAATGGTAAATATTTAATTAGTGAGAATCCACAGGAAGTAATAGGTGATGCAATACCAGATTGGAGAGGAAGTATTATGAATACATTTAAATATAAAAATTTAAGTTTGAGTTTCTTAATTGATATTAAACAAGGAGGAGATGTGTATTCTCAAGATATGGCATTCGGTTTAGCAACAGGTCTTTACCAAGAAACGGCAGGCTTAAATGACTTAGGAAATCCTATAAGAAATTCGGTAGCTAATGGAGGTGGAGTTATTTTACCGGGTGTTAAAGCGGATGGGAGTATAAATGATATTAGAACGCAAATGTCTAATTATACCAATGGATATGGATATTATGGAGGTCCTGAAGCGATGCATGTTTATGATGGATCATTTGTTAAATTAAGAAATGTGACCTTATCTTATAAATTCTCGAAAGAGACATTAGGAATATCATTTATTGACAGCATGACCCTATCTTTAATTGGTAGAAACTTATGGATTATCCATAAAAATCTACCATATTCTGACCCTGAAGCTAGTTTAGGCGCAGGAAATGCTCTGGGTTTTCAGAACGGTGCGCATCCAACATACAGAGAATATGGAGCGAGTTTAAAAGTTGAGTTTTAA